In one window of Palaemon carinicauda isolate YSFRI2023 chromosome 2, ASM3689809v2, whole genome shotgun sequence DNA:
- the LOC137619360 gene encoding uncharacterized protein — protein MQRTVILCFGTYMALSVLTHHILAQEKCSGREISGHGNASIKYQLGSIIQVSPVKEPWTRFDLAFVQSSIDRYTFSLARSDDQLMMLVWNERQVLLLQPTYLCLCFHSEVTINITFHLEKAGSTVRVSWSGYGEVVPLSGVTVLDFARVNNFGDTNLRVNLCTPGNLSGISPTISPKKHESKVCPKCGKLDASGSDCEYLWIGSLVTSMVILFGLLPYIVHLKRNSRKIRNRRLDEQQEISRDLSTDRQPSPPPLSWKTTKDTAKIAHNKYLRHNPINQGQDEYVNSFPSHLVVPETTDSDGYLNTRETKMQTFSIVPDEEEEKSSDKGNASDLGSSESLYEEMA, from the exons AATGCAGCGGCCGAGAGATATCAGGACACGGGAATGCCTCAATCAAGTATCAGTTAGGCAGCATCATTCAGGTGAGCCCAGTCAAAGAGCCCTGGACACGCTTTGACTTGGCCTTCGTCCAGTCAAGCATAGATAGATATACGTTCTCCCTGGCAAGATCTGACGACCAACTGATGATGCTCGTTTGGAATGAAAGACAAGTTCTCCTCCTCCAGCCTACATATTTGTGCTTATGTTTTCATTCTGAAGTGACGATCAACATTACCTTCCACCTAGAGAAGGCCGGCTCCACAGTCCGGGTATCATGGTCCGGCTATGGGGAAGTTGTCCCTCTTTCAGGGGTCACTGTTTTGGATTTCGCTCGCGTCAATAACTTCGGTGATACCAATTTGAGGGTGAATCTTTGCACTCCAG GCAATTTATCAGGCATCTCACCCACCATCAGTCCGAAAAAACACGAGAGCAAGGTATGTCCAAAGTGCGGGAAACTTGATGCATCAGGAAGCGACTGCGAGTACTTGTGGATAGGTAGTTTGGTTACTTCCATGGTCATTTTGTTTGGGTTACTACCTTACATCGTGCACCTGAAGAGAAATTCCAGGAAGATTAGGAACCGGCGATTGGATGAACAACAG GAAATCTCAAGGGATTTATCTACTGATCGGCAACCCTCCCCACCACCACTCTCCTGGAAGACCACCAAGGACACCGCCAAGATAGCCCACAACAAGTACCTACGGCACAATCCCATCAACCAGGGCCAAGATGAGTATGTGAACTCTTTCCCGAGCCATCTGGTGGTCCCGGAAACGACTGACTCTGACGGGTACCTCAACACAAGGGAAACAAAGATGCAGACCTTCTCCATAGTGCCcgatgaagaggaagagaagagtagTGACAAAGGAAATGCTTCAGATCTTGGGAGTAGTGAAAGCCTATATGAAGAGATGGCTTAG